In one window of Amblyomma americanum isolate KBUSLIRL-KWMA chromosome 9, ASM5285725v1, whole genome shotgun sequence DNA:
- the LOC144103716 gene encoding uncharacterized protein LOC144103716: MYCREKTTSKIRLKLPRLELTRFSGRRHDWQPFWEVFEQVVDKNEELSSVDKFHYLRASVTGDAAAALAGLPPTARCYSDAVELLKKRFGNEELLIQEHMKKLIDIQPVRSSDDVRGLRRLYDTLAAHIKGLETLGQKHDSYSSLLMPIVQPALPTDILLD, translated from the coding sequence atgtactgtCGCGAAAAAACGACCTCCAAGATTAGGCTCAAACTGCCAAGGCTGGAGCTCACGAGATTCAGCGGACGGCGACACGACTGGCAGCCCTTCTGGGAAGTGTTCGAACAAGTAGTCGACAAGAACGAAGAACTGTCATCTGTCGACAAGTTCCACTACCTGAGGGCATCGGTCACAGGTGACGCCGCTGCTGCACTCGCCGGACTTCCACCAACCGCACGGTGCTACAGCGACGCCGTAGAGCTCCTCAAGAAGCGCTTCGGCAACGAAGAGCTCCTAATCCAAGAGCATATGAAGAAGCTGATTGATATACAGCCAGTTCGCTCTTCGGACGACGTACGCGGACTTCGTCGCCTGTACGATACTCTGGCTGCGCACATCAAGGGCTTGGAGACACTGGGCCAAAAGCATGACTCCTACAGCTCACTGCTCATGCCGATTGTGCAACCAGCTTTACCAACGGACATCCTTCTCGACTAA